Proteins encoded together in one Hydrogenispora ethanolica window:
- a CDS encoding ABC transporter substrate-binding protein → MVHCRRWFLVCLVIAMIAVSATAFAAKTEITYMAWYNTTESEAADIQKTLDKFNASHDGIHVTLIAVSRADYETKLNTMAAAKQLPDTCMMAEPMTIRYAAAGLLADVGDMYKPDERPLKSLAFTYKGKTVGYSCANEVLLLYYNKKLFDAAKLPYPPASADKAWTWKQFVEVAKKLTKDKNGKTPNDPGFDAKNIVTYGADFNRLSWMWPVLAVSNGGGVMSPDGQKLLLGTPQTVQALQAIADLYLKDKVAPSIGDKNNMPSLDVTLLTGKVAMATSGQWEIGVSLKNSLKDGLQYGVGVLPRMKKAVTYNTGGPFVVFNSSKNLPAAKTFVRWISDEDNGWDLITGGIWMPVSAKWYASDEAIRKWADNPVHPPYAQYKTAVVDYAMNNAVQVPWYYFPSFDKLNDLIDSGMDQVWNGKLTAKQYITRILPRVKRLFEENRPK, encoded by the coding sequence ATGGTCCATTGCAGACGCTGGTTTCTGGTGTGCTTAGTGATCGCGATGATCGCCGTCTCGGCCACGGCTTTTGCCGCCAAGACCGAGATTACTTACATGGCCTGGTACAATACGACCGAGTCCGAAGCGGCGGATATCCAAAAGACCCTCGACAAGTTCAACGCGTCCCATGACGGGATCCATGTCACCCTGATCGCCGTTAGCCGCGCCGACTACGAGACCAAGCTGAACACGATGGCCGCCGCCAAACAGCTCCCCGATACCTGCATGATGGCGGAGCCGATGACCATCCGTTACGCCGCCGCCGGCCTCCTGGCCGATGTGGGCGATATGTATAAGCCCGACGAGCGGCCCCTCAAATCCCTGGCCTTTACCTACAAGGGCAAAACGGTCGGCTACAGCTGCGCCAATGAAGTCCTGTTGCTCTATTATAACAAAAAGCTCTTCGACGCCGCCAAGCTGCCGTATCCGCCGGCCAGCGCCGACAAGGCCTGGACCTGGAAGCAGTTCGTCGAGGTCGCCAAAAAACTGACCAAGGACAAGAACGGTAAAACCCCGAACGATCCCGGCTTTGATGCGAAGAATATCGTCACCTACGGCGCGGACTTCAACCGGCTCTCCTGGATGTGGCCGGTGCTGGCGGTCTCCAACGGCGGCGGCGTGATGAGCCCCGACGGCCAGAAGCTGCTCCTGGGAACCCCGCAGACCGTTCAGGCGCTCCAGGCCATCGCCGACCTCTATCTCAAAGACAAAGTGGCGCCGTCGATCGGCGACAAGAACAACATGCCCAGTCTGGACGTGACCCTGCTCACCGGCAAAGTGGCCATGGCCACCAGCGGCCAGTGGGAGATCGGCGTTTCCCTGAAAAACTCGCTCAAGGACGGCCTGCAGTACGGAGTGGGCGTCCTGCCGAGGATGAAGAAGGCGGTCACCTACAACACCGGCGGACCGTTCGTCGTCTTCAACAGCTCCAAGAACCTCCCCGCTGCCAAGACCTTCGTGCGCTGGATCAGCGACGAGGATAACGGCTGGGATCTGATCACCGGCGGCATCTGGATGCCGGTCTCCGCCAAATGGTACGCCAGCGACGAGGCGATCCGGAAATGGGCCGACAACCCCGTCCATCCGCCGTACGCCCAGTACAAAACGGCGGTCGTCGACTACGCCATGAACAATGCGGTGCAGGTGCCCTGGTATTACTTCCCGAGCTTCGACAAACTGAACGATCTGATCGATTCGGGAATGGACCAGGTTTGGAACGGCAAGCTGACCGCCAAGCAATACATCACCAGAATCCTGCCCAGAGTGAAACGGCTGTTCGAGGAGAACCGGCCGAAGTAA
- a CDS encoding carbohydrate ABC transporter permease, with amino-acid sequence MRRTKLQRHNAVTAYLFLTPAILGLLFLTILPTLGVIGISLTDWSGLEPPAFIGLANYLEIFTSDFYFQSSVVATLYFAVGAVLTGIVYSFCMALMLNQPLPGRGVWRSILFLPYIVPVIGSSIVWSWMYEANFGVFNYVLNLLGFDKIQWLQDERMAMPSIILMMVWMSGNLIVIFLAGLQGVPKTYLEAVEVDGGNFWHKFRHVTVPMMSPVIFYNFLMSLIANLQVFVPAYAMTKGGPSDSTLFMVYLIYREGFMRNNFGHASALSVLFFLFIAALTAFIFATSRFWTFYQSE; translated from the coding sequence ATGAGACGAACCAAGCTGCAACGGCATAACGCCGTCACCGCTTATCTGTTTTTGACCCCGGCCATTCTGGGGCTGCTCTTTTTGACCATCCTGCCCACGCTGGGAGTGATCGGCATCAGCCTGACCGACTGGTCGGGACTGGAGCCGCCCGCCTTCATCGGGCTCGCCAATTACCTGGAGATCTTCACCAGCGATTTTTACTTTCAGAGTTCGGTCGTGGCGACGCTGTATTTTGCCGTCGGGGCGGTGCTGACCGGCATCGTCTATTCATTCTGCATGGCCCTGATGCTCAATCAGCCGCTCCCCGGCCGCGGCGTCTGGCGCTCGATCCTCTTTTTGCCCTATATTGTGCCGGTCATCGGCTCCAGCATCGTCTGGTCCTGGATGTACGAGGCCAATTTCGGGGTTTTCAACTATGTCCTGAACCTGCTGGGATTCGACAAGATCCAATGGCTTCAGGACGAGCGGATGGCCATGCCTTCGATCATTCTGATGATGGTCTGGATGAGCGGCAACCTGATCGTCATCTTTCTGGCCGGCCTGCAAGGAGTGCCCAAGACCTATCTGGAGGCGGTGGAGGTCGACGGCGGCAACTTCTGGCATAAGTTCCGGCACGTCACGGTGCCGATGATGTCGCCGGTGATCTTCTACAATTTCCTGATGAGCCTCATCGCCAACCTGCAGGTCTTTGTGCCCGCTTACGCCATGACCAAGGGCGGGCCGAGCGATTCCACGCTATTCATGGTCTATCTAATTTACCGGGAAGGCTTCATGCGCAACAACTTCGGCCACGCCAGCGCGTTGTCGGTGCTCTTTTTCCTGTTTATCGCGGCATTGACCGCGTTCATCTTCGCTACCTCCAGGTTTTGGACATTTTATCAATCGGAGTGA
- a CDS encoding carbohydrate ABC transporter permease: MHTTKKFWYRANTVLVVIVAALVVFPFFWMVRSSLMSNLEINQYPPLLLPHHWRFDNYPYTLSVFPFGRYFLNTLTIALPAVAGVLLTATLAAYSFARLDFPLKRFWFALVIGSMLMPGAVLIIPIFMGWSAIGFGNSYIPLIVPHFLGGGALNIFLIRQFLMTIPRELDEAAYMDGASHARILFRILLPLIKPVLITVGLFTFILMWNDLMGPLIYISRNEMNTVSQALANFRSGFGTDWKAIMAASTLSIIPSVILYFVGQKYFVEGIVLSGLKG; encoded by the coding sequence ATGCATACGACAAAAAAGTTTTGGTACCGGGCCAATACCGTTCTGGTGGTCATCGTCGCGGCGCTGGTCGTCTTCCCGTTCTTCTGGATGGTGCGGTCCTCCCTGATGTCGAATCTGGAGATCAACCAGTATCCGCCGTTGCTGCTGCCGCACCACTGGCGGTTCGATAATTATCCCTACACCCTGTCGGTCTTTCCCTTCGGGCGGTACTTCCTCAATACGCTGACCATCGCCCTGCCCGCCGTCGCCGGAGTGCTGCTCACCGCGACGCTGGCGGCTTACAGCTTCGCGCGGCTCGATTTTCCGCTGAAGCGATTCTGGTTCGCGCTGGTCATCGGGAGCATGCTGATGCCGGGGGCGGTGCTGATCATCCCCATCTTCATGGGGTGGAGCGCGATCGGCTTCGGCAACAGCTATATTCCGCTCATCGTCCCGCATTTTCTGGGCGGCGGCGCCCTGAACATTTTTTTGATCCGGCAGTTTTTGATGACCATCCCCCGGGAATTGGACGAGGCCGCCTATATGGACGGCGCCAGCCACGCGCGGATCCTCTTCCGGATCCTGCTGCCCCTGATCAAGCCGGTCCTGATCACGGTGGGCCTTTTCACCTTCATCCTGATGTGGAACGACTTGATGGGGCCGCTGATCTACATCTCCAGGAACGAGATGAACACCGTCTCCCAGGCGCTGGCCAACTTCAGATCGGGGTTCGGAACCGATTGGAAGGCGATCATGGCCGCCTCCACCCTGTCGATCATCCCCAGCGTCATCCTGTACTTCGTCGGCCAGAAGTATTTCGTGGAAGGCATCGTGCTGTCGGGATTGAAAGGTTAG
- a CDS encoding GNAT family N-acetyltransferase, which yields MNIEIRKLTPDLVDDYVHFFDTTPHATYKDEHKCYCVWWCNDDYEGKDLTSSVAERRDYAIQCVKGDNIQGYLAYCDDKVVGWCNANTKSDCLKCYCWRRFMGSVPTEESIHGIKVKSIFCFAIAPEMKRKGIAKRFVARVCQDAVQDGFDFVEAYPNKKFIDEAEDFMGPVTLYEKSGFAVYYETEQKLVMRKQLK from the coding sequence ATGAATATTGAGATACGTAAATTGACGCCGGACCTTGTGGATGATTATGTGCACTTTTTTGATACGACGCCACATGCTACGTATAAAGATGAACACAAATGCTATTGTGTTTGGTGGTGCAATGATGATTATGAAGGGAAAGACCTTACATCGTCGGTAGCGGAAAGAAGGGACTACGCTATCCAATGTGTCAAAGGTGACAACATACAAGGCTATCTTGCCTATTGTGATGATAAGGTTGTGGGGTGGTGCAATGCCAATACAAAATCGGATTGCCTAAAATGCTACTGCTGGCGGCGGTTTATGGGTTCTGTGCCAACTGAAGAATCCATCCATGGCATAAAGGTGAAATCCATATTCTGCTTTGCTATTGCACCAGAAATGAAAAGAAAGGGTATTGCGAAGCGGTTCGTGGCACGCGTTTGCCAAGATGCGGTTCAAGACGGTTTTGATTTTGTGGAGGCTTATCCGAATAAAAAATTTATTGATGAAGCCGAGGATTTTATGGGGCCTGTCACATTGTATGAAAAAAGTGGATTTGCCGTATATTATGAAACTGAACAGAAGCTTGTTATGAGGAAACAGCTAAAGTAA
- a CDS encoding LacI family DNA-binding transcriptional regulator: MTKVTIKEVARKANVSTSTVSRVLNNNYPVSEEVRDEVLRCMKELNYQPNGIARSLKNSKTQMIGFVVADIANPYFMQIAKAMESVISNENHSLVFCSSDGIPQKERKLLELLNEKRVEAMVIASSDPDGLYIKQLVDQGMPVVLIDRKLKGVDTDVVVEDNFNAAYQLTEYLIKSGHRKIAIINVALSISVGLERFDGFKEAMKHNDLPVEERYVFKGGFTRMEAYHAAKRLIVENQNHLPTAIFCANNIMAEGAVIAVREFGMKIPDDISIVSFGTVDLLELIEPKLTIASQNPYAIGRKAGQIILDRVNHDGNARDFKEYVITSDIIIRDSVQTL, encoded by the coding sequence ATGACCAAAGTCACCATCAAAGAGGTGGCCCGAAAAGCGAATGTATCCACTTCCACCGTTTCACGGGTGTTGAATAATAATTACCCTGTCAGCGAAGAGGTTCGGGATGAAGTCCTGCGCTGCATGAAGGAACTGAATTATCAGCCCAATGGGATCGCCAGGAGCTTGAAGAACAGCAAGACCCAGATGATCGGCTTTGTGGTGGCGGACATCGCCAATCCGTATTTCATGCAGATTGCCAAGGCCATGGAAAGCGTGATCAGCAACGAAAATCATAGCCTGGTATTTTGCAGCAGCGACGGCATCCCGCAAAAAGAGCGGAAATTACTGGAGCTGTTAAATGAGAAACGGGTCGAGGCGATGGTGATTGCTTCCTCCGATCCGGACGGTCTGTATATCAAACAATTGGTCGATCAAGGCATGCCGGTGGTTTTAATCGATCGGAAGCTGAAAGGCGTGGACACCGACGTGGTTGTCGAAGATAATTTCAATGCCGCCTATCAGCTCACCGAATACTTAATAAAGAGCGGGCACCGGAAAATCGCCATCATTAACGTAGCGCTGTCCATCAGCGTCGGCCTGGAGCGGTTTGACGGATTTAAAGAGGCCATGAAGCATAACGACCTTCCCGTCGAGGAACGGTACGTATTCAAGGGCGGTTTTACGAGAATGGAAGCTTACCATGCCGCGAAACGGCTGATTGTCGAGAATCAAAACCATTTGCCGACGGCTATTTTCTGCGCCAACAATATTATGGCCGAAGGCGCGGTCATCGCCGTCCGGGAATTTGGAATGAAAATTCCGGATGATATCTCGATCGTTTCCTTCGGTACGGTCGACCTGCTGGAACTGATCGAGCCCAAGCTTACCATCGCCTCGCAGAATCCATACGCCATCGGGCGCAAGGCGGGGCAGATTATTTTGGACAGGGTCAATCATGACGGCAATGCCAGAGATTTTAAAGAGTATGTGATCACTTCGGATATCATTATCAGGGACTCGGTGCAAACCCTATAA
- a CDS encoding ABC transporter permease has product MSEKKQRSGMEKKGGLAIENIGNGAMLIISFGTILLLWSLISSISGIGSIIVGPAIVLKALIRNLENGKLLTNIYVSLIRVFGGFGLGVLVSIPIAFLLGWYKLFRAIVEPWIQFFRTIPPIALIPLVIVIFGIGTSAKIAIIFFAVFLVMVITIYQGIKNVDPTLIKAARVLDAKDKDIFFDIIVPASFPYILVGIRLGLATALTTLIAAELTGSSQGLGNMIQDAALYFKMDEVILGIITIGVIGFVLDKVVLFLERKLTGWQEVHNR; this is encoded by the coding sequence ATGTCTGAGAAAAAGCAACGTTCCGGAATGGAGAAAAAGGGCGGTCTGGCCATTGAAAATATCGGCAATGGGGCCATGCTGATCATCTCGTTCGGAACGATACTCCTTTTGTGGAGCCTGATTTCTTCAATTTCCGGAATCGGTTCGATCATTGTCGGCCCGGCGATTGTTTTGAAAGCGCTGATCCGTAATCTTGAAAACGGGAAATTGCTGACCAATATATATGTCAGCCTGATCAGGGTTTTCGGAGGTTTTGGCCTCGGAGTCCTCGTCTCCATTCCCATCGCCTTCCTTTTGGGGTGGTATAAGCTCTTCCGGGCCATCGTCGAGCCATGGATTCAGTTTTTCCGAACCATTCCGCCAATCGCCTTAATTCCGCTGGTCATCGTGATCTTTGGCATCGGGACCTCCGCCAAAATCGCCATTATCTTTTTTGCGGTGTTTCTGGTGATGGTGATCACCATCTACCAGGGCATCAAAAATGTCGATCCGACTTTGATCAAAGCTGCCCGGGTCCTCGATGCCAAGGACAAAGACATTTTTTTTGATATCATTGTACCCGCTTCTTTCCCGTATATCCTGGTGGGCATCAGACTGGGGCTGGCCACGGCCCTGACGACCTTGATCGCGGCCGAGCTCACCGGTTCGTCGCAAGGACTGGGCAATATGATTCAGGATGCGGCTCTGTATTTTAAGATGGATGAGGTAATTTTGGGGATCATCACCATCGGCGTGATTGGTTTCGTTTTGGATAAGGTCGTGTTGTTTCTGGAACGAAAACTGACCGGATGGCAGGAGGTGCACAATCGGTGA
- a CDS encoding ABC transporter ATP-binding protein: protein MAGGAQSVISTRDNQRIEIEIKDVSKVFEGRTGPNVALETVNLNLMQNEFVSVVGPSGCGKTTLLNIIAGLLEPTTGSVRVGGKEVRGPGEGKGVVFQQYALFPWMTVQKNVEFGLKLKNISPQERKEIAASYIELVGLKDFGNAYPKELSGGMKQRVAIARAYAARPDVLLMDEPFGALDAQTRAQLQENLLNTWEKEKKTCFFITHDVEEAVLLAQRVILMSARPGRIKEIIDIQLPYPRSQQLKVTKEYNDIKNALWSKVYEEYLDHMK from the coding sequence ATGGCAGGAGGTGCACAATCGGTGATAAGTACCCGCGATAATCAGCGAATCGAGATCGAAATCAAGGATGTCAGCAAAGTTTTCGAAGGCAGGACCGGTCCCAACGTGGCCTTGGAGACGGTAAATCTCAACTTGATGCAAAACGAGTTTGTCTCCGTGGTCGGCCCGAGCGGCTGCGGCAAAACCACGCTGCTGAACATCATCGCCGGCTTGTTGGAACCGACCACCGGGTCGGTGCGGGTCGGCGGCAAAGAAGTGCGCGGCCCGGGCGAGGGAAAAGGAGTGGTGTTTCAACAATACGCGCTTTTCCCCTGGATGACTGTACAGAAAAATGTGGAATTCGGGCTCAAATTGAAAAATATCTCCCCGCAAGAGCGGAAAGAGATTGCCGCAAGCTACATTGAGCTGGTGGGATTGAAAGACTTTGGCAATGCCTATCCCAAGGAGCTCTCGGGAGGGATGAAACAAAGAGTGGCCATCGCCAGGGCCTACGCCGCGCGACCGGATGTGCTCCTGATGGACGAACCGTTTGGGGCGCTGGATGCCCAGACCAGGGCGCAGCTGCAGGAGAATTTGTTGAATACCTGGGAAAAAGAGAAAAAAACCTGTTTTTTCATAACCCACGATGTGGAAGAAGCGGTGCTGCTGGCCCAGAGAGTCATCCTGATGAGCGCCAGGCCGGGAAGGATCAAGGAGATCATCGACATTCAGCTGCCATATCCCCGCTCCCAGCAGCTGAAGGTGACCAAAGAGTACAATGACATCAAGAATGCCTTGTGGTCCAAGGTTTACGAAGAATACCTCGACCACATGAAGTGA
- a CDS encoding ABC transporter substrate-binding protein produces MSNNFRNSFLTGFRSGKFLLVLLIAFCMMGTAEGASSKKAAVTAPKELLRLNVAYHPHLVGLGAILAAEKQGYFKQENLEVQMVRFTAGPPEIAAMIAGDIDIGYLGVGAHVFGPKGQCVMLAMDCTDLSSEIMVTKKSGIKSIKNLAGKTIGITKGTTSELFLSLALKRAKIDPSKVNIVNMDAAGKVAAFMTNKVDGISIESPYTDQIRKSNPENTVTIQTSRDFLPKAVFPNSWVTTPRFIENPKNQEAVVRFLKCLLKGQQYRIQHMDETVGMVADYLGQPKEIIGSLVDKTNFLDNRSVEKIFKNGTALKWYEQHEKMFVDAGLLDKFVPAQDFVKPQYLMAALKELRSEK; encoded by the coding sequence ATGAGCAACAATTTTAGAAACAGTTTTTTGACGGGTTTTCGGAGCGGTAAGTTTCTTCTGGTACTTTTGATCGCATTTTGCATGATGGGAACCGCTGAAGGAGCAAGCAGTAAAAAAGCGGCGGTGACGGCCCCTAAAGAATTACTGCGCCTGAACGTCGCCTATCATCCGCACCTGGTCGGGTTGGGCGCGATCTTGGCAGCGGAGAAACAGGGCTATTTCAAACAAGAAAACCTGGAAGTTCAAATGGTGCGGTTTACAGCCGGGCCTCCCGAAATCGCCGCGATGATCGCGGGCGATATCGATATCGGTTATCTCGGGGTGGGAGCGCACGTCTTCGGACCCAAGGGCCAGTGCGTCATGCTGGCGATGGATTGCACCGATCTCAGCAGTGAAATCATGGTGACCAAGAAATCGGGCATCAAATCCATTAAGAATCTGGCGGGCAAGACCATCGGCATCACCAAGGGGACGACCTCCGAACTTTTCTTGAGTCTCGCCCTGAAGCGAGCCAAAATCGATCCGTCCAAGGTGAATATCGTCAATATGGATGCCGCCGGAAAAGTGGCCGCCTTCATGACCAATAAGGTGGACGGCATCTCCATCGAATCTCCCTATACCGATCAGATTCGCAAGAGCAATCCCGAGAATACCGTCACCATCCAGACCTCCAGGGATTTCTTGCCGAAAGCCGTCTTCCCCAACAGTTGGGTGACAACGCCGCGTTTTATCGAGAATCCCAAGAACCAGGAAGCCGTCGTCAGATTCTTAAAATGCTTGTTAAAAGGGCAGCAATACCGGATTCAACATATGGACGAGACGGTGGGGATGGTTGCCGACTATCTGGGCCAGCCCAAGGAGATCATCGGCAGCCTGGTTGATAAGACCAACTTCTTGGATAACCGTTCCGTGGAGAAGATCTTTAAAAACGGAACCGCGCTGAAGTGGTATGAGCAACATGAAAAGATGTTTGTCGACGCGGGCCTGCTCGATAAGTTTGTGCCGGCCCAGGATTTCGTGAAACCCCAATACCTGATGGCGGCGTTGAAAGAACTCCGCAGTGAGAAGTAG
- a CDS encoding alpha/beta hydrolase, whose protein sequence is MKMVADQIFRESLKRRDCESDYLPRSVHLIEDCMVTRIDEEDITADIYYREKRPVQDRPAVIFLHGGGFWSGDKKQFQWQAAYLALQRNVFTVSLNYRLSGVAPFPAALQDVKCAVRWVRSMGAAYRIDPAGIVVAGGSPGGNLAALAGVTNGVTAYDGAGGYGEFSSAVNGAILFNGMFDFFSYLETAGGEIEHVEQYLGGAAADIPEKYAEASPLLRIGPDAVPMLLLHGREDAVIPCEKSEQMHQRLTEQGIPAEIAIFDGKGHGWFNRPADGMEALQRVEQFLAERFGC, encoded by the coding sequence ATGAAAATGGTGGCGGATCAAATCTTCAGGGAATCACTGAAGAGGCGGGATTGTGAGAGTGATTATCTGCCCCGGTCGGTACATCTGATCGAGGATTGCATGGTTACCCGGATCGACGAGGAGGATATCACCGCCGATATTTACTACCGGGAAAAAAGGCCGGTTCAAGACAGGCCCGCCGTTATTTTCCTGCACGGCGGCGGGTTTTGGAGCGGCGACAAAAAACAGTTCCAATGGCAGGCGGCCTACTTGGCGTTGCAGCGCAATGTTTTCACCGTATCGCTCAATTATCGTCTGAGCGGGGTGGCTCCTTTTCCGGCGGCGCTGCAAGATGTGAAATGCGCGGTGCGCTGGGTCCGGTCAATGGGCGCGGCATACCGTATCGATCCCGCCGGGATCGTGGTGGCGGGCGGGTCTCCCGGCGGCAACCTGGCCGCCTTGGCCGGCGTTACCAATGGCGTGACGGCCTATGACGGCGCCGGCGGCTACGGGGAGTTTTCCAGCGCTGTCAATGGAGCGATCCTATTCAACGGGATGTTTGACTTTTTTAGTTATCTTGAAACGGCCGGCGGTGAAATAGAGCATGTGGAGCAATACTTGGGCGGAGCGGCGGCGGATATTCCGGAGAAATATGCCGAGGCTTCGCCGTTGCTGAGAATCGGGCCGGACGCCGTTCCCATGTTGCTGCTTCACGGCAGGGAGGACGCGGTCATCCCCTGTGAGAAGTCGGAACAAATGCATCAACGATTGACGGAGCAAGGGATTCCGGCGGAGATCGCCATTTTTGATGGAAAAGGGCATGGCTGGTTCAACCGCCCGGCGGATGGGATGGAAGCATTGCAACGCGTCGAACAATTTTTGGCGGAACGGTTCGGATGTTAG
- a CDS encoding class II fructose-bisphosphate aldolase: MGREETFTALVKEVLAMALVKPGEIFKKAYQEGYALGAFNVFNLESIQAVLQAAAMERSAVIVQVSMGTRKYVGDVERFVKLIAMMAEPLTVPVCIHHDHCADFETCQKSIDSGFASVMVDGSMLTFEENIRLVRKVADYAHAKGVWVEAELGSLPGFEDDFFSEENHYTDPDDVVEFVRRSGCDSLAVAVGTSHGGIKADRDLTIDMERLQKISQNLPGYPLVLHGGASLTAAYIDTINRYGGKVESMKNVPERLIKETVRSGVCKVNMDVDNFNAYTAAVRKLMAERPEIYDPRKYSAVGREAFMAEVRHKMRDVVLSSGRY, from the coding sequence TTGGGGCGCGAAGAAACGTTTACAGCGTTGGTGAAGGAAGTGTTGGCAATGGCCCTGGTAAAGCCGGGAGAGATTTTCAAGAAAGCCTATCAAGAAGGATATGCGTTGGGAGCGTTTAACGTTTTCAACCTGGAAAGCATCCAGGCGGTTTTGCAGGCCGCCGCAATGGAGCGGTCGGCCGTGATTGTCCAGGTATCCATGGGTACCCGGAAGTATGTGGGCGATGTCGAAAGGTTCGTGAAACTCATCGCCATGATGGCCGAACCCCTGACGGTGCCCGTGTGCATCCATCACGACCACTGCGCGGACTTTGAAACCTGCCAAAAAAGCATTGACTCCGGTTTCGCATCGGTGATGGTCGACGGCTCGATGCTGACTTTCGAGGAGAATATCCGGCTGGTCAGAAAAGTGGCCGATTACGCCCATGCCAAGGGCGTCTGGGTCGAGGCGGAATTGGGAAGCCTGCCCGGGTTTGAGGATGATTTCTTCTCCGAGGAGAACCATTACACCGACCCGGACGATGTCGTCGAGTTCGTCCGGCGCAGCGGCTGCGATTCGCTGGCGGTGGCGGTGGGGACTTCCCACGGCGGCATTAAGGCGGACCGGGATCTGACGATCGATATGGAACGCCTCCAAAAAATTTCGCAGAACCTGCCGGGTTATCCGCTGGTGTTGCACGGCGGAGCGTCGCTTACCGCGGCATACATCGATACCATCAACCGGTATGGCGGAAAGGTCGAATCCATGAAGAATGTCCCCGAAAGGCTGATCAAGGAAACGGTGCGATCGGGCGTCTGCAAGGTGAATATGGATGTGGATAATTTCAACGCTTATACCGCGGCCGTGCGAAAATTGATGGCCGAAAGGCCCGAAATTTACGATCCCCGGAAATATTCGGCGGTGGGAAGAGAAGCTTTCATGGCGGAGGTGCGCCATAAAATGAGGGATGTCGTTTTAAGTTCCGGGAGATATTGA
- a CDS encoding 1-phosphofructokinase family hexose kinase: MIRSICLNPVIDKVYFINHFTAGRLYRDNCPARYAGGKGVNVAKVLALLGEACAIYGFIGGDSGRRLEDELISLGIQSKFIEIAGDTRTTINVIDKERNLETEILELGPAVAEEELQALIGQLTADIAPGDIVICSGAIINGAPPSIYKAIAAICVAKAAYCFLDTYGEAFHASLPGQYYFAKPNLKEFSEYLGLENKVDDRTIVAQAERLMAKGFENLMVSMGKSGAILVNHTVRLQASPPVISNQSSIGSGDASVAGYAAAINRGSDVEEAFCLSMACGVSNAMHREVGFIDLSEVNELKKRIELRHL; this comes from the coding sequence ATGATCAGAAGCATCTGTCTGAATCCGGTGATCGACAAGGTATATTTCATTAATCATTTTACAGCCGGCCGTTTGTACCGGGATAATTGCCCGGCCCGCTACGCCGGCGGCAAGGGCGTGAATGTCGCCAAAGTCTTGGCCCTGCTGGGCGAGGCCTGTGCCATCTACGGCTTTATCGGGGGCGATTCCGGCCGGAGACTGGAAGATGAACTCATCTCGCTGGGCATTCAATCGAAATTCATCGAGATCGCGGGCGATACCCGAACCACGATCAATGTCATTGATAAGGAAAGAAATCTTGAAACAGAGATCCTCGAATTGGGGCCCGCCGTCGCCGAGGAGGAATTGCAAGCGCTGATCGGGCAGCTGACGGCGGACATCGCCCCCGGCGACATCGTGATTTGTTCGGGAGCGATCATTAACGGCGCGCCGCCCTCCATCTATAAAGCCATCGCTGCGATCTGCGTGGCGAAAGCGGCCTATTGCTTCCTGGATACCTATGGTGAAGCGTTTCATGCTTCGCTTCCGGGCCAATACTATTTTGCCAAACCGAACCTCAAAGAGTTCTCGGAATACCTGGGGCTCGAAAATAAAGTTGACGACCGGACCATCGTGGCCCAAGCGGAGCGCCTGATGGCAAAAGGATTTGAAAACCTGATGGTCTCGATGGGGAAAAGCGGGGCGATCCTGGTCAACCATACGGTTAGGCTCCAAGCCAGCCCGCCCGTGATCAGCAACCAGTCTTCGATAGGCTCCGGCGACGCCAGTGTGGCGGGGTATGCCGCGGCCATCAATCGCGGGAGCGATGTCGAGGAAGCGTTTTGCCTCTCCATGGCCTGCGGAGTCTCCAACGCGATGCACCGCGAAGTGGGATTCATCGACTTGAGCGAGGTCAACGAATTGAAAAAAAGAATCGAACTCCGCCATTTGTAG